GCACGACAAGGATGGCATTCCGGCGAAGGTCGCTCACATCGAGTACGACCCCAACCGCACCGCCAACATTGCTCTGCTGCACTACGCCGACGGTGAGAAGCGCTACATCATCGCGCCGACCGGCCTCAAGCAGGGCGACTCGATCGAGAACGGCCCCGCGGCCGACATCAAGCCGGGCAACTGCCTGCCGCTGCGCAACATCCCGACCGGTACCTTCATCCACGCGGTGGAGCTCCGTCCGGGCGGCGGCGCCAAGCTCGGCCGGTCCGCCGGCGCGCAGATCCAGCTGCTCGCGAAGGAGGGCCAGTACGCCACGCTGCGTATGCCCTCCGGCGAAATGCGCATGGTCGACGTGCGCTGCCGCGCGAGTGTCGGTCAGGTCGGCAACGCCGAGCAGGCCAACATCAACTGGGGTAAGGCCGGCCGTATGCGGTGGAAGGGCAAGCGCCCGACCGTCCGTGGTGTGGCCATGAACCCCGTCGACCACCCG
This window of the Nonomuraea africana genome carries:
- the rplB gene encoding 50S ribosomal protein L2, encoding MGIRKYKPTTPGRRGSSVSDFSEITRSTPEKSLLAPLHSKGGRNVHGRVTARHQGGGHKRAYRIIDFRRHDKDGIPAKVAHIEYDPNRTANIALLHYADGEKRYIIAPTGLKQGDSIENGPAADIKPGNCLPLRNIPTGTFIHAVELRPGGGAKLGRSAGAQIQLLAKEGQYATLRMPSGEMRMVDVRCRASVGQVGNAEQANINWGKAGRMRWKGKRPTVRGVAMNPVDHPHGGGEGKTSGGRHPVNPKGKPEGRTRQANKASDRLIIRRRSKRKKR